In Acidobacteriota bacterium, the genomic stretch GCGCGCCTAGAAAGAGATTGTCGCCGCTGTATGTCGCCGTCAGCGTGTGCGTGCCGCCTTCGCCGAAGGTCACGCGCAAGTGCGCCGCGCCCGTGCTATCCGCCGCCACCGTGCCCAAGGTGGTTGTCCCGTCAAAGAACGTCACCTGTCCGCTGGGCGGCGTCGCCAGCGGTGTGTTGGCCGTAATCGTCGCGCTCAAATCAACGGCTTGCCCCTGCACATAGGGCGCGCCGCTTGCCGTGAGTGTGACCACGGTGGCCAAGCGGTTCACGGTGAAATTGAAACTGGTCGTCGTCGTCGCGCCGCAATTATCCGTCGCCGTCAGCGTCGCCGTGTAGCTGCCTGCGGGCCGTGCGTTGCTGAGCGTGACGATACCGGTGGCGGGATTGACGCTGACCGAACCAGTGTATGCGCCCGGCACCAGCGCGACGACGCTGGCGAGCGCGCCATTGTCCATCGGCGCCGCCGTGGGGGTGACTTCCGCCGAACCGCCCGCCAGCAAAGGCGGCGGCGCAACATACGCGCCCAACACGGGCGGCGTGTTCGCGGTGACGTTGACGCTGAAAGTCGCCGTGCTGCTCAATTCGCCATCGCTGACGCGCAGCGTGACCTGATTCGCGCCCAGTGCTACATCGCAAGCCACCGCGACCGTGCCGGTGATCGTGCCGTTCGTGTTCGTCAGTTTGCTGAAGCTCAAGCCTTCGGGCGCATTGGCCACCGTCACGGTCAAATCGCCCGCGGCTGATTCGGTGTCAGTCACAGTCCCCAGCAGCGCGAGCACGCCGCTCGTGCCGCGTTGTTGCGTCAGCGCCGCGCCCGGCGTCAGCGTCGGATTTGTGTTGACGAACATGGGGCATTTGCCCGCCGTGCCCGAGTTGTAAATCGCCAGCAGTTCCTGTTCGCTCAACGCGCGGTTGTACAAACTGAGTTCGTCAATCAGCCCGTTGAAACGATTGACGGGCAATTGACTGATCAACGTGTCTGAACGCGAACCCAGCTTCAGCGGCCCCGTCGAAGTGATCAGGTTGCCGCTCAAGCCCGGCAAGGTGCGCGCCACACGGCCATTCAAATAACTCTTGATTGTTGCGCCATCGAAGCTGAGCGCCACGTGCGTCCAGGCATTCAGCGGCACCGTACCGCCGCCGTTGATGAAGCCGCCGAATTCATTAGGCAGGCCGTTGAGGCCGTTCAGCGCAAAGACCAGCGTGCCCGCCGGAATCGTGCCGCCCGTGCCCGCGATGCCCCATTCGTAATGATAGGTCGTGTAAGGCTGGTCTTCTTTGTTCAGGATGAATTCGACCGCGCCATCCAGCAGCGTCGGATAGACCCAGCCTTCAAAGGTGAATTGCTGGAAGTTCAAGGCGGGCGAATGCGGGACGACCAGTTCGCTGCTGCCGTTAAAGCTGAGCGCCTGTCCGACGCGCCCGGGGGCAAAGGCGAGGCCGTTCACGCCCGCGCCGTTGTTGGCGTTTTGATTGTCGGCGGCGTTGTTTTCGCCGCGATACCAACTGACCAGGCCGGGCCGCGTATTCACACAGGCCGGGGCATTCACCGTCAGCGTGAAGCTTTGCGTCACCGCCGCGTTGCAATTGTCGCGTGCCGTCACGGTGATCGTATGCGCGCCAACCGGCGCCGCATTCGTGATCGTCACTGCGCCCGTCACCGGATTGGTGTTGAGCGTGCCTGTGAAACCCGCCGAAGCCGTCGCCGTGACGGCGCTGATGGCCGTGTTGTCGCTGGGCGGTTGCGCCGGCAAGACGACCGTGCCCGCGCCCGTCGTCGCCGTCGCGTTGGGATAGGCGCCCAGCGCCGGCGGCGTGTTGGCCGTCACATTGATCGTCACACTGGCCGTGGCCGACAGTCCGCCGGGATCGGTCACCAACAACATCGCCGTTAATGGACTCGCCGCCGCATTGCACGCCGCTCCAACCGAAGCGCTAAGCGTGCCGCGACTATTGGTCAAATTCGTGATGTTCAATCCGGCGGCGGCATTCAGCAGAAAGACTTGCAAATTGCTGTTGGCCGTTTGCGCATCGCTGACCGTCGCCAGCACATCGTTGCTGGCGGGCGCGCCCTGTTGCCGCGTCAACGCGCTGCTCGGCGTAATCGTGGGCGGCGTATTGAGCGGCGGCGCGCTGCACGTGTTGCGCAAAAACGCGACGTTGCTTTCGGCGGCATTGGCCGTCACGACATCGGGCCGTCCGTCGCCGCTCACATCCGCGCTGCTGATAGCAACGGCGCGTCCGCCCAGGCCGAAGCGCGTCTCATTGCCGAATTGCGCGGCATCATTGCCGAGGCGGATTTCGGCTTCGAGGTTGGCCGTGCCGATGACCAGGTCAGTCTTGCCGTCGCTGTTGAAATCGCCCGTCGCCACGCTCAAGGGGCTGGCCGTCGCGCCGAAGTTTTGCGCTTGCAGGAAGACGCCCG encodes the following:
- a CDS encoding VCBS repeat-containing protein, with the translated sequence MLSIALLGAFTRARATHAVQSGCAAPSFAAVAPLNGGANPQAVVAGDFNLDGRLDVAVANRDSRVTLLFNDGQGGFSAGNFTASGTLTDLAAGDFNGDQRLDLVVGSEAGVPLLFLNNGGGSFSSALPVAAAGAAPVIVTGDFNGDGRLDVAAGTNTNAGVVSVTFGNGGGGFGTPATYTVGTRIVALVSGDLNGDGKTDLAVLNQGNEGFAVLLNTGTGAFAAPVSYTVGVDSGTDMAGGDFNSDGALDLVITNSNNNRVSVQLNSGAGVFLQAQNFGATASPLSVATGDFNSDGKTDLVIGTANLEAEIRLGNDAAQFGNETRFGLGGRAVAISSADVSGDGRPDVVTANAAESNVAFLRNTCSAPPLNTPPTITPSSALTRQQGAPASNDVLATVSDAQTANSNLQVFLLNAAAGLNITNLTNSRGTLSASVGAACNAAASPLTAMLLVTDPGGLSATASVTINVTANTPPALGAYPNATATTGAGTVVLPAQPPSDNTAISAVTATASAGFTGTLNTNPVTGAVTITNAAPVGAHTITVTARDNCNAAVTQSFTLTVNAPACVNTRPGLVSWYRGENNAADNQNANNGAGVNGLAFAPGRVGQALSFNGSSELVVPHSPALNFQQFTFEGWVYPTLLDGAVEFILNKEDQPYTTYHYEWGIAGTGGTIPAGTLVFALNGLNGLPNEFGGFINGGGTVPLNAWTHVALSFDGATIKSYLNGRVARTLPGLSGNLITSTGPLKLGSRSDTLISQLPVNRFNGLIDELSLYNRALSEQELLAIYNSGTAGKCPMFVNTNPTLTPGAALTQQRGTSGVLALLGTVTDTESAAGDLTVTVANAPEGLSFSKLTNTNGTITGTVAVACDVALGANQVTLRVSDGELSSTATFSVNVTANTPPVLGAYVAPPPLLAGGSAEVTPTAAPMDNGALASVVALVPGAYTGSVSVNPATGIVTLSNARPAGSYTATLTATDNCGATTTTSFNFTVNRLATVVTLTASGAPYVQGQAVDLSATITANTPLATPPSGQVTFFDGTTTLGTVAADSTGAAHLRVTFGEGGTHTLTATYSGDNLFLGAQAAPLGLSIAYAVTNVSAASYRGATLAPEQIVAAFGTRLATTRAEALTLPLPTVLGGTLVRVRDSAGVESLAPLFFVSPAQVNYVLPRGLAAGQATITIIGGDGVTSLARVQIAPTNPGLFTADSSGRGLPAAQVLRVLADGTQRFEAAVRFDTATSKFVAVPIDVGAANEQVFLILFGTGWRGRNPDIPAAASIGSAIAEVVFVGAAPGQIGVDQANLRLPRTLAGAGESEVNLNVDGKAVNPVRIQLK